The following coding sequences are from one Odontesthes bonariensis isolate fOdoBon6 chromosome 10, fOdoBon6.hap1, whole genome shotgun sequence window:
- the LOC142389788 gene encoding cadherin-like protein 26 has product MRSISLLLLVTVAALGECRDGRLNSRYKRDLLVRSKRRWVLSTIELQEELKVDYPHQISTLFNDKTLGKRYAFQISGEGVDDGLFTINETSGAVFAHRPVDREKKSMYHVKFDVWDKETGQKIDSELAFDVEIKDVNDNPPQFIGAPETVKVQENWPEGYLPVILEVRDIDDENRDSSKVTISVISQDPEEPKIEAIQLNNRKIQLSLKGCFDYDKVKQHKVTIEAKDHGTPALSSTTVVTLNILDSNSHPPMFKERQYQAEALEMTIQKDVLRVVVEDKDAPNTAGWEADYFFISGNEEKLFELCTDPKTNEGVLSVIKEKNYDVTTLVQLQIGVKNNASLYVCKNGKLSQDTHPDSVNITIKMIDTNDPPEFEKQSATVYHREEAEPGKVLFTPKVHDVDSENLRFELVEDLADWVSVDEKTGQITTTKKMDRESPFVDANGVYQVVIAAIDDGEPPATSTCIISIHLQDINDHTPKLVNNSIIMCGNRVNKVTVSVEDLDADPYSGPFTFSLEDDETLKQLWKLDPAYGEQVSLVSLRSLPYGNYSVPLVMQDKQNALGRETLEVVVCDCGEKDVCRGKLPLSSAVGGAGIGLIFAGLLLFLTLLFACTCREKPFQILDDEGNQTLKAYHEEGGAAECQNDPTLMTLMNHRSLIGDFRQDYVKQAFQDAPDFTSGMEESNTGRTMVKSNISSLSLRHPRDLRRGNGGHSTHMSRTMDQKQNYYGNSSFNQGAVWSDQRTAGLMERGNSSFNQGAVWSDQHTAGLMERVNSSFNQGAVWSDQRTAGLMERANLHQQLKDQIDRKTLDIHDTFWPVHQPFIYAFEGEGSIGTSLEKLSVSNLGDDFQFLDDLGPKFKIFGDICHRTVQAKDIQF; this is encoded by the exons ATGAGGAGCATTTCCCTGCTACTCTTG GTTACAGTAGCAGCTTTGGGTGAGTGTCGGGATGGCAGGCTCAACAGTCGCTACAAACGG GATCTCTTGGTGCGTTCCAAAAGAAGATGGGTCCTGTCTACAATTGAACTACAAGAGGAACTGAAGGTGGACTATCCACACCAAATCTCCACG TTGTTTAATGACAAGACACTAGGGAAACGATATGCATTCCAAATAAGTGGAGAAGGAGTAGACGATGGATTGTTCACCATAAATGAAACATCTGGAGCTGTCTTTGCACACAGACCAGTCGACAGAGAGAAGAAGTCAATGTACCAT GTGAAGTTTGATGTCTGGGACAAAGAGACCGGACAAAAAATTGACAGTGAACTAGCTTTTGATGTGGAAATAAAAGATGTAAATGACAATCCACCTCAGTTCATAGGAGCTCCAGAAACAGTCAAAGTGCAGGAAAATTGGCCTGAGG GGTACCTTCCAGTGATCCTGGAGGTCAGAGACATCGATGACGAAAATAGAGATAGTTCTAAAGTCACCATCAGTGTGATCTCACAGGATCCTGAAGAGCCCAAGATTGAAGCAATTCAGCTTAATAACAGAAAAATCCAACTCTCATTGAAAGGATGTTTTGACTATGAT AAAGTAAAGCAGCATAAAGTTACCATTGAAGCAAAGGATCATGGAACACCAGCCCTTTCCTCCACCACTGTTGTCACTCTCAATATTCTTGACTCAAACAGTCATCCACCAATGTTCAAGGAGAGGCAG TACCAAGCCGAGGCTTTGGAAATGACCATCCAGAAAGATGTTTTGAGAGTTGTGGTAGAAGACAAAGACGCTCCTAACACTGCAGGCTGGGAAGCCGACTACTTCTTCATCAGCGGGAATGAGGAAAAACTATTCGAACTTTGTACTGACCCAAAAACAAATGAGGGTGTTCTAAGCGTCATCAAG gagAAGAATTATGACGTAACAACCTTGGTCCAGCTGCAGATCGGCGTAAAGAACAATGCGTCCTTATACGTTTGCAAAAATGGGAAATTAAGTCAGGATACACATCCAGACTCAGTCAATATCACAATAAAAATGATTGACACCAATGACCCACCAGAGTTTGAGAAACAATCAGCCACTGTGTACCACAGGGAAGAAGCAGAACCAGGAAAGGTGCTGTTCACTCCAAAGGTTCACGATGTTGACTCTGAGAACTTAAG GTTTGAGCTGGTGGAGGATCTAGCTGACTGGGTGTCCGTTGATGAAAAAACCGGACAAATCACAACAACTAAGAAGATGGACAGAGAGTCCCCTTTTGTTGATGCTAACGGCGTTTACCAAGTTGTCATTGCTGCCATAGATGATG GGGAACCTCCTGCCACAAGTACATGCATCATCAGTATCCATCTCCAAGATATCAATGACCACACCCCTAAGCTGGTCAACAACAGCATCATTATGTGTGGAAACAGGGTTAACAAAGTTACGGTGTCTGTTGAGGACCTTGATGCCGATCCTTACAGTGGGCCCTTCACATTCTCTCTGGAGgatgatgaaacactgaagcagCTCTGGAAACTGGACCCTGCTTATG GTGAGCAAGTCAGCCTTGTTAGCCTGAGGTCGCTTCCCTACGGTAACTACTCGGTGCCGCTGGTGATGCAGGACAAACAGAATGCGCTGGGACGTGAGACCCTGGAAGTGGTGGTGTGTGACTGTGGAGAAAAAGATGTTTGTCGCGGCAAATTGCCACTTTCATCTGCCGTCGGAGGAGCAGGCATTGGACTGATTTTTGCCGGACTGCTTTTATTTTTGA CCCTGCTTTTTGCGTGTACGTGCAGAGAGAAGCCATTTCAAATCTTGGACGACGAAGGCAACCAGACACTTAAGGCTTACCATGAAGAAGGAGGGGCAGCCGAATGCCAG AATGACCCGACTCTCATGACACTAATGAATCACAGATCTTTGATAGGAGACTTTAGGCAGGACTATGTCAAGCAG GCATTTCAGGATGCCCCAGATTTTACCAGTGGTATGGAAGAGTCCAACACAGGACGTACCATG GTGAAATCTAACATATCCTCCCTGAGTTTGCGTCATCCAAGAGACCTTCGCAGAGGCAACGGGGGGCATTCCACA CATATGTCACGGACAATGGACCAGAAGCAGAACTACTAC GGCAACTCATCATTTAACCAAGGCGCTGTATGGTCTGACCAACGCACTGCAGGTCTGATGGAAAGG GGCAACTCATCATTTAATCAAGGCGCTGTATGGTCTGACCAACACACTGCAGGTCTGATGGAAAGG GTCAACTCATCATTTAACCAAGGCGCTGTATGGTCTGACCAACGCACTGCAGGTCTGATGGAAAGG GCCAACTTACATCAACAGCTTAAAGATCAAATCGATCGAAAG ACACTTGACATTCATGACACGTTCTGGCCTGTGCACCAACCCTTCATTTATGCCTTTGAGGGAGAAGGCAGTATAGGCACGTCACTGGAAAAGCTGTCAGTCAGCAACCTGGGGGATGATTTCCAGTTTCTGGACGATCTGGGGCCAAAGTTCAAAATATTCGGAGATATCTGCCACCGGACAGTTCAAGCAAAAGACATTCAGTTTTAA
- the cdh26.1 gene encoding cadherin-like protein 26, whose protein sequence is MTRSISLLLLVTVAALGECCDGRHNSRYKRDLLVRSKRRWVLSTIDLEEELKVDYPHQISQMFNDKTPGKIYAFSISGEGVDDGLFSIDANTGKVYAHKPIDREKKSSYHIKFDVWDKLTNTKMDRELAFDVDIADINDNAPEFVEPPETASVTENTTEGYLPVSVEVTDKDKERTNNSAITVTVISQDPKEPKIEAHQFDNRMTRLKFNGCFDYDKVKQYKVTIEAKDHGTPALSSTTVVTLNILDTNSHQPMFKERQYEAEALEMATHENLLRVAVEDKDTKSDDGNWRAQYFFIGGNKEGLFKIVTDPKTNEGVLSVVKEENYEKTTLVQLQIGVKNTGQLSVCKNGKILTDESALPPPDSVNITIKMIDTNDPPVFKKNIVDVHVREETEPGHILFTPDVHDVDSENIRFELVEDLADWVSVDEKTGQITTTKKMDRESPFVDANGVYQVVIAAIDDGEPPATSTCIINIHVQDINDHTPKLVNNSIIMCGNRVNKVTVSVEDLDADPYSGPFTFSLEDDETLKQLWKLDPAYGEQVSLVSLRSLLYGNYSVPLVMQDKQNALGRETLEVVVCDCGEKDECRDKLPLSSEIGTAGIGLIIAGLLSFLILLLVFAIKCGEKPFEYMEKDEGHQTLIKYNQEGGGASCKAGPSVFTPTSDITVTDGLKQGYFTQTYEHAPVTTYNVIQNTGHNEINYNTLPLSLHGQREFRMNYEGHSAGTQHSTWATNKRQTYHGHSSFNKGSAWSDQRAANQWKMIHTMTERNIADGPVYQPCVYANEEISSRCLSLDKLSVSNLGDDLEFLNDLGPKFKTLAGVCNQTIRAKNMPF, encoded by the exons ATGACGAGGAGCATTTCCCTTCTTCTGTTG GTTACAGTAGCAGCTTTGGGAGAGTGTTGTGATGGCAGGCACAACAGTCGCTACAAACGG GATCTCTTGGTGCGTTCCAAAAGAAGATGGGTCCTGTCTACAATTGATCTAGAAGAGGAACTGAAGGTGGACTATCCGCACCAGATTTCTCAG ATGTTTAATGACAAGACACCTGGGAAAATATATGCCTTCTCAATAAGTGGAGAAGGAGTCGATGATGGATTGTTCTCCATTGATGCAAACACTGGAAAAGTCTATGCACACAAGCCCATTGACAGAGAGAAGAAGTCAAGCTACCAT ATCAAGTTTGATGTCTGGGACAAATTAACAAACACCAAAATGGATAGGGAATTAGCATTTGATGTGGACATAGCGGATATAAATGACAATGCACCTGAGTTTGTCGAACCACCTGAAACAGCCAGTGTGACGGAAAATACTACAGAGG GGTACCTTCCAGTGAGTGTGGAAGTCACAGACAAAGATAAAGAACGTACAAATAATTCTGCAATCACCGTCACCGTGATCTCACAGGATCCCAAGGAGCCTAAGATTGAAGCACATCAGTTTGACAACAGAATGACCCGACTCAAATTCAACGGATGTTTTGACTACGAT AAAGTAAAGCAGTATAAAGTTACCATTGAAGCAAAGGATCATGGAACACCAGCCCTTTCCTCCACTACTGTTGTCACTCTCAATATTCTTGACACAAACAGTCATCAACCAATGTTCAAGGAGAGGCAG TACGAGGCTGAGGCTTTGGAAATGGCAACCCATGAAAATCTTTTGAGAGTTGCGGTGGAAGacaaagacacaaagtctgacGATGGTAACTGGAGAGCCCAGTACTTCTTCATCGGTGGGAATAAGGAAGGACTCTTCAAGATCGTAACTGACCCAAAAACAAATGAGGGTGTTCTAAGTGTTGTCAAG gaGGAAAACTATGAAAAAACAACGTTGGTTCAACTGCAGATCGGAGTAAAGAACACTGGACAATTaagtgtttgtaaaaatggaaaaatattgACCGATGAAAGTGCACTTCCACCTCCAGACTCGGTCAATATTACAATAAAAATGATTGATACCAATGACCCaccagtgtttaaaaaaaacattgttgatGTGCACGTGAGGGAAGAAACTGAGCCAGGACATATACTGTTCACCCCAGACGTTCATGATGTTGACTCCGAGAACATCAG GTTTGAGCTGGTGGAGGATCTAGCTGACTGGGTGTCCGTTGATGAAAAAACCGGACAAATCACAACAACTAAGAAGATGGACAGAGAGTCCCCTTTTGTTGATGCTAACGGCGTTTACCAAGTTGTCATTGCTGCCATAGATGATG GGGAACCTCCTGCCACAAGTACATGCATCATCAATATCCACGTCCAAGATATCAATGACCACACCCCTAAGCTGGTCAACAACAGCATCATTATGTGTGGAAACAGGGTTAACAAAGTTACGGTGTCTGTTGAGGACCTTGATGCCGATCCTTACAGTGGGCCCTTCACATTCTCTCTGGAGgatgatgaaacactgaagcagCTCTGGAAACTGGACCCTGCTTATG GTGAGCAAGTCAGCCTTGTTAGCCTGAGGTCGCTTCTCTACGGTAACTACTCGGTGCCGCTGGTGATGCAGGACAAACAGAATGCGCTGGGACGTGAGACCCTGGAAGTGGTGGTGTGTGACTGTGGAGAAAAAGATGAATGTCGTGACAAATTGCCACTTTCATCTGAAATCGGCACTGCAGGCATTGGACTGATTATTGCTGGATTGCTTTCATTTTTGA TCCTGCTTCTCGTTTTTGCAATCAAGTGTGGAGAGAAGCCGTTTGAATACATGGAGAAAGATGAGGGCCACCAGACCCTTATCAAATACAACCAAGAAGGAGGGGGCGCTTCATGCAAG GCTGGGCCCTCTGTCTTTACACCAACAAGCGACATAACTGTTACAGATGGTCTAAAGCAGGGCTACTTTACGCAG ACTTATGAGCACGCCCCAGTAACAACCTACAATGTGATTCAGAACACAGGACACAACGAG ATAAACTATAACACGCTCCCACTGAGTTTGCACGGTCAAAGAGAGTTTCGCATGAACTATGAGGGGCATTCAGCGGGCACTCAG CATTCGACGTGGGCTACGAACAAGAGGCAGACCTACCAC GGCCACTCATCATTTAACAAAGGCTCCGCGTGGTCTGATCAACGCGCTGCAAATCAGTGGAAAATG ATACATACCATGACTGAAAGAAACATTGCAGACGGCCCAGTGTACCAACCCTGCGTCTATGCCAATGAGGAAATCAGCAGCAGATGCCTCTCACTGGATAAGCTGTCAGTCAGCAACCTGGGGGATGATTTGGAGTTTCTGAATGATCTGGGGCCAAAGTTCAAGACCCTGGCGGGGGTCTGCAACCAGACAATTAGAGCAAAAAACATGCCGTTTTAA